One genomic window of Aptenodytes patagonicus chromosome 3, bAptPat1.pri.cur, whole genome shotgun sequence includes the following:
- the CCN6 gene encoding cellular communication network factor 6, whose amino-acid sequence MCRNMRWLLFPTIFIIPCTQQFFHSPPLKPGENPSETSEAHQRKELCHWPCRCPPVPTCTPGVSLVKDGCGCCKVCAKQSGETCNEADICDPHKGLYCDYSEDEPRYETGVCAYLIAVGCELNGVHYLNGQTFQPNPLYKCLCVSGAIGCTPIFTPKLAASPCARVTGRKKPGQSICGPGQHKQLQSTNYRLMSAYRSLPLVLKKKCLVQATPWTPCSRTCGIGISSRVTNENRKCEMKKEKRLCFIQPCLTNILKTIKIPKGRTCQPTFQLPTAEKLVFSGCSTTQSYKLTFCGVCLDKRCCIPNKSTMTTVQFECPNEGFFKWKMMWITSCVCQRICSAPGDIFSELKVL is encoded by the exons ATGTGCAGGAACATGCGGTGGCTCCTTTTTCCCACCATCTTCATCATCCCTTGTACGCAACAG TTTTTCCACAGCCCACCACTGAAGCCTGGAGAAAACCCTTCAGAAACCAGTGAAGCCCACCAGCGCAAGGAGCTTTGTCACTGGCCGTGCAGATGCCCGCCTGTGCCAACCTGCACCCCCGGGGTAAGCTTGGTGAAGGACGGTTGTGGCTGCTGTAAGGTCTGTGCCAAGCAGTCGGGAGAGACCTGCAATGAAGCAGACATCTGTGATCCCCACAAAGGCCTCTACTGTGACTACTCGGAAGACGAGCCTAGGTATGAAACAGGCGTGTGTGCAT ATCTGATAGCTGTAGGATGTGAGCTCAATGGAGTTCATTATCTTAACGGGCAGACCTTCCAACCTAATCCACTTTATAAGTGCCTGTGTGTCAGTGGTGCAATTGGATGTACACCTATATTCACACCAAAATTAGCAGCAAGTCCCTGCGCCAGGGTCACGGGCAGAAAGAAGCCTGGACAATCCATCTGTGGGCCTGGACAGCACAAGCAGCTTCAATCAACAAACTACAGACTGATGTCAG CTTACAGAAGCTTACCGctagttttgaagaaaaagtgcCTAGTACAGGCAACTCCCTGGACACCCTGTTCCAGGACCTGTGGCATAGGCATATCCAGCAGAGTGACCAAcgaaaacagaaaatgtgaaatgaaaaaagaaaagagattatgCTTCATCCAGCCTTGTCTGACCAATATACTGAAGACGATAAAG ATTCCAAAGGGAAGAACATGTCAACCAACATTCCAGCTTCCTACAGCAGAAAAACTAGTTTTTTCCGGATGCTCAACTACACAAAGCTACAAACTAACTTTCTGTGGGGTGTGCTTGGACAAGAGGTGCTGCATACCTAATAAATCCACAATGACCACTGTACAGTTTGAGTGCCCCAACGAAGGCTTCTTTAAGTGGAAGATGATGTGGATAACATCGTGTGTATGTCAGAGGATTTGCAGTGCTCCAGGAGATATATTTTCCGAACTCAAAGTTTTATGA
- the TUBE1 gene encoding tubulin epsilon chain isoform X2: MTQSVVVQVGQCGNQVGCRFWDLALREHAAVNKKGIYDESLSSFFRNVDTRSGGDGPDIYKGKICSLKARALLIDMEEGVVNEILQGPLRDVFDSKQLITDVSGSGNNWAVGHKLYGYQYRENIVEKLRKTAEHCDCLQCFFIIHSMGGGTGSGLGTFVLNLLEDEFPEVYRFVTSVYPSGEDDVITSPYNSVLAMKELNEHADCVLPIENESLFDIVNKIHQMINSGKLGSTVKQNSLVTSSAGSTKTVQEKPFDAMNNIVANLLLNLTSSARFEGSLNMDLNEISMNLVPFPRLHYLVSSLTPLYTLADVNVPSRRLDQMFSDAFSRDHQLIQTDPKHSLYLACALLVRGNVQVSDLRRNIERLKPSLHFVSWNQEGWKTGSPSPLSAYRRDGAKLFF, encoded by the exons ATGACCCAGTCGGTGGTGGTGCAGG TGGGCCAGTGCGGGAACCAGGTGGGCTGCCGCTTCTGGGACCTGGCGCTGCGGGAGCACGCCGCCGTCAACAAG AAAGGAATTTATGATGAATCGTTAAGCAGTTTCTTTAGGAACGTAGATACAAG aagtggTGGTGATGGTCCTGatatttacaaaggaaaaatctGCTCTTTAAAAGCGCGA GCACTGTTGATTGACATGGAAGAGGGTGTGGTAAATGAAATTCTGCAGGGACCATTGAGGGATGTGTTCGATAGCAAGCAGCTTATCACAGATGTTTCTGGTTCGGGAAACAACTG GGCTGTAGGTCATAAGCTATATGGCTATCAGTACCGGGAAAACATTGTGGAAAAGCTGAGGAAAACCGCAGAACATTGTGACTGTCTACAATGTTTTTTTATAATTCATTCTATGGGAGGtg GGACAGGATCTGGTCTTGGAACTTTTGTACTAAATTTGCTTGAGGATGAATTCCCAGAAGTATATAGATTTGTTACTTCAGTTTATCCCTCTGGTGAAGATGATGTTATTACTTCTCCATATAACAGTGTTCTGGCTATGAAGGAACTTAATGAACATGCAGACTGTGTGCTACCGATAGAGAATGAA tcTCTATTTGATATAGTTAATAAAATTCATCAGATGATCAATTCTGGGAAGCTAGGGTCAACTGTGAAGCAAAACAGCTTGGTAACATCAAGTGCAGGCAGTACAAAAACTGTACAAGAGAAGCCATTTGACGCAATGAATAATATCGTAGCCAACTTGCTGCTGAACCTGACAAG CTCTGCTAGGTTTGAAGGTTCCCTTAACATGGATCTTAATGAAATCAGCATGAATTTGGTTCCGTTTCCTCGACTTCATTACTTGGTTTCAAGCTTGACTCCTCTGTATACACTGGCTGATGTTAATGTACCTTCTAGAAG GTTGGATCAGatgttttcagatgcttttaGTAGAGATCATCAACTAATTCAAACAGATCCAAAGCATAGCCTCTACCTTGCTTGTGCACTTCTTGTTCGAGGAAATGTGCAGGTTTCAGACCTTCGCAGAAATATTGAAAG GTTGAAGCCTTCCCTGCATTTTGTCTCCTGGAATCAAGAGGGCTGGAAAACTG GCTCACCTTCACCATTATCTGCATATAGACGGGATGGagcaaagctgtttttctga
- the TUBE1 gene encoding tubulin epsilon chain isoform X1: MTQSVVVQVGQCGNQVGCRFWDLALREHAAVNKKGIYDESLSSFFRNVDTRSGGDGPDIYKGKICSLKARALLIDMEEGVVNEILQGPLRDVFDSKQLITDVSGSGNNWAVGHKLYGYQYRENIVEKLRKTAEHCDCLQCFFIIHSMGGGTGSGLGTFVLNLLEDEFPEVYRFVTSVYPSGEDDVITSPYNSVLAMKELNEHADCVLPIENESLFDIVNKIHQMINSGKLGSTVKQNSLVTSSAGSTKTVQEKPFDAMNNIVANLLLNLTSSARFEGSLNMDLNEISMNLVPFPRLHYLVSSLTPLYTLADVNVPSRRLDQMFSDAFSRDHQLIQTDPKHSLYLACALLVRGNVQVSDLRRNIERLKPSLHFVSWNQEGWKTGLCSVPPVGHSHSLLALANNTCVKPTFIELKDRFMKLYKKKAHLHHYLHIDGMEQSCFSEAISSLSDLIEEYNELDATKVRTSTKYNVQLFPVACQPWLS, encoded by the exons ATGACCCAGTCGGTGGTGGTGCAGG TGGGCCAGTGCGGGAACCAGGTGGGCTGCCGCTTCTGGGACCTGGCGCTGCGGGAGCACGCCGCCGTCAACAAG AAAGGAATTTATGATGAATCGTTAAGCAGTTTCTTTAGGAACGTAGATACAAG aagtggTGGTGATGGTCCTGatatttacaaaggaaaaatctGCTCTTTAAAAGCGCGA GCACTGTTGATTGACATGGAAGAGGGTGTGGTAAATGAAATTCTGCAGGGACCATTGAGGGATGTGTTCGATAGCAAGCAGCTTATCACAGATGTTTCTGGTTCGGGAAACAACTG GGCTGTAGGTCATAAGCTATATGGCTATCAGTACCGGGAAAACATTGTGGAAAAGCTGAGGAAAACCGCAGAACATTGTGACTGTCTACAATGTTTTTTTATAATTCATTCTATGGGAGGtg GGACAGGATCTGGTCTTGGAACTTTTGTACTAAATTTGCTTGAGGATGAATTCCCAGAAGTATATAGATTTGTTACTTCAGTTTATCCCTCTGGTGAAGATGATGTTATTACTTCTCCATATAACAGTGTTCTGGCTATGAAGGAACTTAATGAACATGCAGACTGTGTGCTACCGATAGAGAATGAA tcTCTATTTGATATAGTTAATAAAATTCATCAGATGATCAATTCTGGGAAGCTAGGGTCAACTGTGAAGCAAAACAGCTTGGTAACATCAAGTGCAGGCAGTACAAAAACTGTACAAGAGAAGCCATTTGACGCAATGAATAATATCGTAGCCAACTTGCTGCTGAACCTGACAAG CTCTGCTAGGTTTGAAGGTTCCCTTAACATGGATCTTAATGAAATCAGCATGAATTTGGTTCCGTTTCCTCGACTTCATTACTTGGTTTCAAGCTTGACTCCTCTGTATACACTGGCTGATGTTAATGTACCTTCTAGAAG GTTGGATCAGatgttttcagatgcttttaGTAGAGATCATCAACTAATTCAAACAGATCCAAAGCATAGCCTCTACCTTGCTTGTGCACTTCTTGTTCGAGGAAATGTGCAGGTTTCAGACCTTCGCAGAAATATTGAAAG GTTGAAGCCTTCCCTGCATTTTGTCTCCTGGAATCAAGAGGGCTGGAAAACTGGTTTGTGTTCAGTACCTCCCGTGGGCCATTCCCATTCCCTTCTGGCTTTAGCAAACAACACCTGTGTAAAACCAACTTTTATTGAACTCAAAGACAGATTTATGAAGCTCTACAAGAAAAAG GCTCACCTTCACCATTATCTGCATATAGACGGGATGGagcaaagctgtttttctgaagcCATATCATCTTTGTCTGACCTAATAGAAGAGTACAATGAACTGGATGCCACAAAAG TAAGAACTTCTACAAAATACAACGTACAGCTATTTCCAGTTGCTTGCCAGCCTTGGCTGTCTTAG